In the Streptomyces sp. cg36 genome, one interval contains:
- a CDS encoding GntR family transcriptional regulator, whose amino-acid sequence MMEFDPTRPKWQQIADAVRQRIASGEYPARHLVSEVQLESEFGVARTTVRKATAALREEGLIVTTPGMGSFVRDQSGGSM is encoded by the coding sequence GTGATGGAGTTCGACCCAACCCGCCCGAAGTGGCAGCAGATCGCGGACGCAGTGAGGCAACGCATCGCCAGTGGCGAGTACCCAGCCCGACACCTGGTTTCCGAGGTACAGCTTGAGAGTGAATTCGGCGTGGCCCGGACAACGGTGCGTAAGGCGACTGCCGCGCTTCGCGAAGAGGGGCTGATCGTCACGACACCGGGCATGGGCTCGTTCGTACGTGATCAAAGCGGAGGCAGTATGTAA